A genomic segment from Lagenorhynchus albirostris chromosome X, mLagAlb1.1, whole genome shotgun sequence encodes:
- the LOC132513570 gene encoding spindlin-4 isoform X2 has product MSPPTVPPMGVDGVSAYLMKKRHTHRKQRRKPTFLTRRNIVGCRIQHGWKEGNEPVEQWKGTVLEQKDPVLYMYTLLDDYKAGDLRIIPDSNYYFPTAEREPGEVVDSLVGKQVEHAKDDGSKRTGIFIHQVVAKPSVYFIKFDDDIHIYVYGLVKNP; this is encoded by the exons ATGTCGCCCCCAACAGTGCCTCCGATGGGCGTAGATGGTGTGTCCGCATACCTGATGAAGAAAAGGCACACCCACAGGAAACAGCGGCGCAAGCCCACTTTCCTCACCCGTAGGAACATTGTGGGCTGTCGCATTCAACACGGCTGGAAGGAAGGCAACGAGCCTGTGGAGCAGTGGAAGGGCACCGTGCTTGAGCAG AAAGATCCAGTCCTTTATATGTACACGCTGCTGGATGACTACAAAGCTGGTGACCTGCGCATCATTCCAGATTCCAACTACTATTTCCCTACAGCAGAACGGGAGCCTGGAGAAGTTGTCGACAGCCTTGTGGGCAAGCAGGTGGAGCACGCCAAAGATGATGGGTCCAAGAGAACCGGCATTTTCATCCATCAAGTGGTGGCCAAGCCATCTGTCTACTTCATTAAGTTTGATGATGATATTCACATTTATGTCTATGGTTTGGTGAAAAACCCCTAA
- the LOC132513570 gene encoding spindlin-4 isoform X1, producing MSPPTVPPMGVDGVSAYLMKKRHTHRKQRRKPTFLTRRNIVGCRIQHGWKEGNEPVEQWKGTVLEQVSVKPTLYIIKYDGKDSVYGLELHRDKRVLALEILPERVPTPRIDSRLADSLIGKAVGHVFEGEHGTKDEWKGMVLARAPVMDTWFYITYEKDPVLYMYTLLDDYKAGDLRIIPDSNYYFPTAEREPGEVVDSLVGKQVEHAKDDGSKRTGIFIHQVVAKPSVYFIKFDDDIHIYVYGLVKNP from the coding sequence ATGTCGCCCCCAACAGTGCCTCCGATGGGCGTAGATGGTGTGTCCGCATACCTGATGAAGAAAAGGCACACCCACAGGAAACAGCGGCGCAAGCCCACTTTCCTCACCCGTAGGAACATTGTGGGCTGTCGCATTCAACACGGCTGGAAGGAAGGCAACGAGCCTGTGGAGCAGTGGAAGGGCACCGTGCTTGAGCAGGTTTCCGTGAAGCCCACTCTCTATATCATCAAATATGATGGCAAAGATAGTGTGTATGGACTAGAACTGCACCGAGATAAGAGAGTTTTAGCGCTAGAGATCCTTCCTGAGAGAGTGCCAACTCCTCGCATTGATTCGCGCCTGGCAGATTCCCTGATTGGCAAGGCAGTGGGTCATGTGTTTGAGGGTGAGCACGGTACGAAAGATGAATGGAAGGGCATGGTCCTGGCGCGAGCCCCCGTGATGGACACTTGGTTTTACATCACCTACGAGAAAGATCCAGTCCTTTATATGTACACGCTGCTGGATGACTACAAAGCTGGTGACCTGCGCATCATTCCAGATTCCAACTACTATTTCCCTACAGCAGAACGGGAGCCTGGAGAAGTTGTCGACAGCCTTGTGGGCAAGCAGGTGGAGCACGCCAAAGATGATGGGTCCAAGAGAACCGGCATTTTCATCCATCAAGTGGTGGCCAAGCCATCTGTCTACTTCATTAAGTTTGATGATGATATTCACATTTATGTCTATGGTTTGGTGAAAAACCCCTAA